Proteins found in one Odocoileus virginianus isolate 20LAN1187 ecotype Illinois chromosome 10, Ovbor_1.2, whole genome shotgun sequence genomic segment:
- the ZW10 gene encoding centromere/kinetochore protein zw10 homolog isoform X2 gives MASFVTEVLAHSGRLEKEDLGTRISRLTQRVEEIKGEVCSMISKKYSEFLPSMQSAQDLVTQVDKLSDDIGLLKSRIESEVRRDLHVSTAEFTDLKQQLERDSVVLCLLRQLREFSTAIEEYSCALAEKKYISAAQHLEEAQKCLKLLKSRKCFDLKILKSLSMEHTIQKQNILYHLGEEWQKLIVWKFPPSKDISNLESCLQTELHLCTEQSQKEEKDPVPPISSVLLAFSLLGELHTKLKSFGQMLLKYILKPLASCPSLLAVIESQPNITIIRFESVMTDLEHPSPSEVFAKIRLVLEVVQKQLLDLPLDADLEKLKTSKITLAEMLGDMIWEDLSECLIKDCLVYSIPTNSSKLQQYEEIIQSTEEFENALKEMRFLKGDTTDLLKYARNINSHFANKKCQDVIVAARNLMTSEIHNTVKITPASKISLPDLPCPNEDDKLQVQKVSTAQYNEVANLEPENTLDQHSFSLPTCRISESVKKLMELAYQTLLEATTSSDQCAVQLFYSVRNIFHLFHDVVPTYHKENLQKLPQLAAIHHNNCMYIAHHLLTLGHQFRLRLAPILCDGTATFVDLVPGFRRLGTECFLAQMRAQKGELLERLSSARNFSNMDDEDNYSAASKAVRQVLHQLKRLGVVWQDVLPVNIYCKAMGTLLNTAVSEIIGRITALEDISTEDGDRLYSLCKTVVDEGPQVFAPLSEENKNKKYQEEVPVYVSKWMPFKELMMMLQASLQEIGDRWADGKGPLATAFSSSEVKALIRALFQNTERRAATLAKIK, from the exons ATGGCCTCGTTCGTGACGGAAGTCCTGGCACACTCCGGGAGGCTGGAGAAGGAGGATCTGGGCACTCGGATCAGTCGCCTGACCCAGCGGGTGGAAGAAATCAAG GGCGAGGTGTGCAGTATGATCAGCAAGAAGTACAGCGAATTCCTGCCTAGCATGCAGAGCGCCCAGGACCTGGTTACCCAAGTGGATAAGCTATCTGATGACATTGGCTTGCTGAAATCTCGGATAGAGAGTGAG GTCCGCCGGGATCTTCATGTATCAACGGCTGAATTTACAGACTTGAAGCAACAGTTGGAAAGAGACTCAGTAGTCCTCTGTTTGCTTAGACAGCTACGAGAG TTTTCTACTGCTATTGAGGAATATAGTTGTGCCTTAGCAGAAAAGAAGTATATTTCTGCTGCTCAGCATCTAGAAGAG GCCCAGAAATGCTTGAAGTTATTAAAATCCAGAAAATGCTTtgacttaaaaatattgaaatctctCAGCATGGAGCATACAATACAGAAACAGAACATACTTTATCACCTTGGAGAAGAGTGGCAGAAGCTGATTGTATGGAAGTTCCCACCATCAAAAG aTATCAGCAACTTGGAATCTTGCCTGCAAACAGAGCTTCATTTATGCACTGAACAAtctcagaaagaagagaaggaccCTGTGCCACCAATCAGTTCTGTCCTCTTggcattttctcttcttggagaGCTACATACCAAGCTTAAGTCATTTG GTCAGATGCTTCTAAAGTATATCCTTAAGCCTCTGGCATCTTGCCCATCCCTTCTTGCTGTGATAGAAAGCCAACCTAACATCACCATCATTCGTTTTGAATCTGTGATGACTGACTTGGAACATCCATCACCATCTGAAGTTTTTGCCAAGATCAGACTGGTACTGGAAGTGGTCCAGAAACAACTTTTAG aTTTACCTCTTGATGCTGACCTAGAAAAGTTAAAGACATCTAAGATCACATTGGCTGAGATGCTTGGTGACATGATCTGGGAGGACCTATCTGAGTGCCTTATTAAAGATTGTTTGGTTTATTCTATCCCGACAAATAGCAGCAAGTTACAGCAGTATGAAGAG aTCATACAATCCACTGAAGAATTTGAAAATGCCTTAAAGGAGATGAGGTTTTTAAAAGGAGATACTACTGATTTGCTGAAATATGCCCGTAATATCAATTCTCATTTTGCTAACAAGAAGTGTCAGGATGTGATTGTGGCGGCTAGAAACCTAATGACCTCTGAAATTCACAACACTGTGAAG ATTACTCCTGCTTCTAAGATAAGTTTGCCAGACTTACCTTGTCCTAATGAGGACGACAAGCTACAAGTACAGAAAGTGTCCACAGCTCAGTACAATGAGGTGGCGAATTTAGAGCCTGAGAATACGTTGGACCAACATTCCTTTTCTTTGCCTACATGTCGCATCAGTGAATCTGTGAAGAAATTAATGGAACTTGCCTATCAGACTTTATTGGAGGCAACAACCAGCAGTGATCAATG cgCTGTTCAACTTTTCTACTCAGTGAGGAATATCTTCCATTTGTTCCATGATGTTGTACCAACATATCACAA GGAGAACCTTCAAAAACTGCCGCAGTTGGCTGCCATTCACCACAACAACTGCATGTATATTGCTCACCACTTGCTAACCCTCGGGCATCAGTTCAGGTTGCGTCTTGCCCCCATTCTCTGCGATGGCACTGCTACTTTTGTGGACCTTGTACCTGGCTTCCGGAGACTTG GGACCGAGTGCTTTCTGGCCCAGATGCGGGCACAGAAAGGAGAACTTCTGGAAAGATTGTCAAGTGCTAGAAACTTTTCGAACATGGACGATGAGGACAATTATTCTGCAGCAAGTAAAGCAGTGCGGCAG GTACTGCACCAGCTAAAGAGACTCGGAGTTGTGTGGCAGGATGTCCTGCCGGTGAACATATATTGCAAGGCTATGGGGACTTTACTCAACACAGCGGTTTCTGAGATCATTGGCAGGATCACTGCCCTGGAG GACATCTCTACCGAAGACGGTGACAGATTGTATTCCTTGTGCAAAACAGTGGTGGATGAAGGACCTCAAGTATTTGCACCTCTGTctgaagaaaacaagaataagaaATACCAAGAAGAGGTTCCAGTCTATGTGTCAAAATGGATGCCATTCAAAGAACTGATGATGATGCTACAAGCCAGTTTGCAAGAAATTGGGGATCG gtGGGCAGATGGAAAAGGGCCCTTGGCAACTGCATTCTCTTCGAGTGAAGTTAAAGCTTTAATTCGTGCCTTGTTCCAGAACACAGAAAGAAGAGCAGCCACCCTTGCTAAGATTAAATAG
- the ZW10 gene encoding centromere/kinetochore protein zw10 homolog isoform X1, which yields MASFVTEVLAHSGRLEKEDLGTRISRLTQRVEEIKVKPEQRAADSKGTEGGARGEVCSMISKKYSEFLPSMQSAQDLVTQVDKLSDDIGLLKSRIESEVRRDLHVSTAEFTDLKQQLERDSVVLCLLRQLREFSTAIEEYSCALAEKKYISAAQHLEEAQKCLKLLKSRKCFDLKILKSLSMEHTIQKQNILYHLGEEWQKLIVWKFPPSKDISNLESCLQTELHLCTEQSQKEEKDPVPPISSVLLAFSLLGELHTKLKSFGQMLLKYILKPLASCPSLLAVIESQPNITIIRFESVMTDLEHPSPSEVFAKIRLVLEVVQKQLLDLPLDADLEKLKTSKITLAEMLGDMIWEDLSECLIKDCLVYSIPTNSSKLQQYEEIIQSTEEFENALKEMRFLKGDTTDLLKYARNINSHFANKKCQDVIVAARNLMTSEIHNTVKITPASKISLPDLPCPNEDDKLQVQKVSTAQYNEVANLEPENTLDQHSFSLPTCRISESVKKLMELAYQTLLEATTSSDQCAVQLFYSVRNIFHLFHDVVPTYHKENLQKLPQLAAIHHNNCMYIAHHLLTLGHQFRLRLAPILCDGTATFVDLVPGFRRLGTECFLAQMRAQKGELLERLSSARNFSNMDDEDNYSAASKAVRQVLHQLKRLGVVWQDVLPVNIYCKAMGTLLNTAVSEIIGRITALEDISTEDGDRLYSLCKTVVDEGPQVFAPLSEENKNKKYQEEVPVYVSKWMPFKELMMMLQASLQEIGDRWADGKGPLATAFSSSEVKALIRALFQNTERRAATLAKIK from the exons ATGGCCTCGTTCGTGACGGAAGTCCTGGCACACTCCGGGAGGCTGGAGAAGGAGGATCTGGGCACTCGGATCAGTCGCCTGACCCAGCGGGTGGAAGAAATCAAGGTGAAGCCGGAGCAGCGGGCGGCTGACTCTAAAGGGACGGAGGGAGGAGCCAGA GGCGAGGTGTGCAGTATGATCAGCAAGAAGTACAGCGAATTCCTGCCTAGCATGCAGAGCGCCCAGGACCTGGTTACCCAAGTGGATAAGCTATCTGATGACATTGGCTTGCTGAAATCTCGGATAGAGAGTGAG GTCCGCCGGGATCTTCATGTATCAACGGCTGAATTTACAGACTTGAAGCAACAGTTGGAAAGAGACTCAGTAGTCCTCTGTTTGCTTAGACAGCTACGAGAG TTTTCTACTGCTATTGAGGAATATAGTTGTGCCTTAGCAGAAAAGAAGTATATTTCTGCTGCTCAGCATCTAGAAGAG GCCCAGAAATGCTTGAAGTTATTAAAATCCAGAAAATGCTTtgacttaaaaatattgaaatctctCAGCATGGAGCATACAATACAGAAACAGAACATACTTTATCACCTTGGAGAAGAGTGGCAGAAGCTGATTGTATGGAAGTTCCCACCATCAAAAG aTATCAGCAACTTGGAATCTTGCCTGCAAACAGAGCTTCATTTATGCACTGAACAAtctcagaaagaagagaaggaccCTGTGCCACCAATCAGTTCTGTCCTCTTggcattttctcttcttggagaGCTACATACCAAGCTTAAGTCATTTG GTCAGATGCTTCTAAAGTATATCCTTAAGCCTCTGGCATCTTGCCCATCCCTTCTTGCTGTGATAGAAAGCCAACCTAACATCACCATCATTCGTTTTGAATCTGTGATGACTGACTTGGAACATCCATCACCATCTGAAGTTTTTGCCAAGATCAGACTGGTACTGGAAGTGGTCCAGAAACAACTTTTAG aTTTACCTCTTGATGCTGACCTAGAAAAGTTAAAGACATCTAAGATCACATTGGCTGAGATGCTTGGTGACATGATCTGGGAGGACCTATCTGAGTGCCTTATTAAAGATTGTTTGGTTTATTCTATCCCGACAAATAGCAGCAAGTTACAGCAGTATGAAGAG aTCATACAATCCACTGAAGAATTTGAAAATGCCTTAAAGGAGATGAGGTTTTTAAAAGGAGATACTACTGATTTGCTGAAATATGCCCGTAATATCAATTCTCATTTTGCTAACAAGAAGTGTCAGGATGTGATTGTGGCGGCTAGAAACCTAATGACCTCTGAAATTCACAACACTGTGAAG ATTACTCCTGCTTCTAAGATAAGTTTGCCAGACTTACCTTGTCCTAATGAGGACGACAAGCTACAAGTACAGAAAGTGTCCACAGCTCAGTACAATGAGGTGGCGAATTTAGAGCCTGAGAATACGTTGGACCAACATTCCTTTTCTTTGCCTACATGTCGCATCAGTGAATCTGTGAAGAAATTAATGGAACTTGCCTATCAGACTTTATTGGAGGCAACAACCAGCAGTGATCAATG cgCTGTTCAACTTTTCTACTCAGTGAGGAATATCTTCCATTTGTTCCATGATGTTGTACCAACATATCACAA GGAGAACCTTCAAAAACTGCCGCAGTTGGCTGCCATTCACCACAACAACTGCATGTATATTGCTCACCACTTGCTAACCCTCGGGCATCAGTTCAGGTTGCGTCTTGCCCCCATTCTCTGCGATGGCACTGCTACTTTTGTGGACCTTGTACCTGGCTTCCGGAGACTTG GGACCGAGTGCTTTCTGGCCCAGATGCGGGCACAGAAAGGAGAACTTCTGGAAAGATTGTCAAGTGCTAGAAACTTTTCGAACATGGACGATGAGGACAATTATTCTGCAGCAAGTAAAGCAGTGCGGCAG GTACTGCACCAGCTAAAGAGACTCGGAGTTGTGTGGCAGGATGTCCTGCCGGTGAACATATATTGCAAGGCTATGGGGACTTTACTCAACACAGCGGTTTCTGAGATCATTGGCAGGATCACTGCCCTGGAG GACATCTCTACCGAAGACGGTGACAGATTGTATTCCTTGTGCAAAACAGTGGTGGATGAAGGACCTCAAGTATTTGCACCTCTGTctgaagaaaacaagaataagaaATACCAAGAAGAGGTTCCAGTCTATGTGTCAAAATGGATGCCATTCAAAGAACTGATGATGATGCTACAAGCCAGTTTGCAAGAAATTGGGGATCG gtGGGCAGATGGAAAAGGGCCCTTGGCAACTGCATTCTCTTCGAGTGAAGTTAAAGCTTTAATTCGTGCCTTGTTCCAGAACACAGAAAGAAGAGCAGCCACCCTTGCTAAGATTAAATAG